In Petrotoga miotherma DSM 10691, one DNA window encodes the following:
- a CDS encoding methionine ABC transporter ATP-binding protein, which yields MLKIQNLNLIYDDKNHVLKNINFSVEDGEILGIIGLSGAGKTSLLRTLNLLQSPTSGEIFLNHVDITQLNTNQLRNVRKKISIVFQHFNLLSSRTVFKNVSLPLEIEKAPKKEIEVRVNKLLEEVNLLHKKDSYPSQLSGGEKQRTAIARALINNPDIILFDEPTSSLDPSTTQRILDLILEINKSMKKSILIVTHEMDVIKKICDKVVYLKNGTVDFFGKVHEFFIVKENELNKEFYQEINVDWKRVKEVVKGENDRLIKVVFWGEKTHEPILHNITKKYDITLNILYGKIEHLKDNPYGTLIVEVISTQKEMEKFLEELSANVYKVEVLK from the coding sequence TTGTTAAAAATACAAAATCTTAATCTCATATATGATGACAAAAATCATGTCTTAAAAAACATAAATTTTTCGGTTGAAGATGGAGAAATTTTGGGAATTATTGGGTTATCCGGAGCGGGGAAAACGTCTCTTTTGAGAACGTTGAACCTGCTCCAATCTCCTACTTCAGGGGAGATTTTCTTGAATCATGTAGATATAACACAATTAAATACAAATCAGTTGAGAAACGTGAGAAAAAAGATTAGTATCGTATTTCAACATTTCAACTTGTTGAGTTCTAGAACGGTATTTAAAAATGTATCTCTTCCCCTTGAAATTGAAAAGGCACCTAAAAAAGAAATAGAAGTTCGTGTTAATAAGTTATTGGAAGAGGTCAACCTTCTTCATAAAAAGGATTCTTATCCTTCACAGTTATCGGGAGGAGAGAAACAAAGAACAGCTATAGCAAGGGCATTGATAAATAATCCTGATATTATTTTGTTTGATGAACCCACATCATCTTTAGATCCGAGTACAACACAAAGAATTTTAGATCTCATATTGGAAATCAATAAGAGTATGAAAAAATCAATTTTGATTGTTACTCATGAAATGGACGTGATCAAAAAGATTTGTGATAAGGTCGTTTATTTAAAAAATGGAACCGTTGATTTTTTTGGTAAAGTCCATGAATTTTTTATTGTAAAAGAAAATGAGCTGAATAAAGAATTTTATCAAGAAATAAACGTAGATTGGAAGAGGGTAAAAGAGGTTGTTAAAGGAGAAAACGATAGGTTAATAAAGGTCGTTTTTTGGGGAGAAAAAACTCATGAACCTATCTTACATAATATCACCAAAAAATATGATATCACATTGAACATACTTTACGGTAAGATAGAACATTTGAAAGACAATCCATATGGGACTTTAATAGTTGAGGTTATTTCTACGCAGAAGGAAATGGAAAAGTTTTTAGAAGAGCTCTCTGCCAATGTTTACAAAGTTGAGGTGTTGAAATAA
- a CDS encoding MetQ/NlpA family ABC transporter substrate-binding protein produces MKKSKSVVKVLASLFVFLTLLFVEGYALFGFGGNTFKVGATPVPHAEILEFVKDDFKEKTGVELEIVIFTDYVQPNLALEDGSIDANYFQHEPYLETFKRERNLPDLVSVAKIHVEPMGFYLKKDLKDLKKGDLIIIPNDVTNEGRSLLLLQEQGIIKLKEREDPLVATIKDIVENPYGLEFKELEAPYLPRTYKEDKNVVGAVINTNYAIEAGLNPLEDAVFYEGAQSPYANIIAVKESRVDDELVKALVEVLTTDKVREFILEKYNGAVVPVF; encoded by the coding sequence ATGAAAAAAAGTAAGAGTGTGGTAAAGGTTTTGGCTTCATTATTTGTTTTTTTAACATTGCTTTTCGTTGAAGGGTATGCTTTGTTTGGTTTTGGTGGTAATACTTTCAAAGTTGGAGCTACTCCAGTTCCCCATGCCGAGATCTTAGAGTTCGTAAAAGATGATTTCAAAGAAAAAACGGGTGTAGAACTTGAGATAGTAATTTTTACAGATTATGTTCAACCTAATTTGGCTTTGGAAGATGGTTCCATAGATGCAAATTATTTTCAACATGAACCATATTTAGAAACTTTTAAGAGGGAACGTAACTTGCCAGATTTGGTATCTGTTGCTAAGATCCATGTTGAACCTATGGGGTTTTATTTGAAAAAAGATTTAAAAGACCTCAAAAAAGGAGATTTAATCATAATTCCTAACGATGTTACCAACGAAGGTAGATCTTTGTTGCTCCTTCAAGAACAAGGTATAATTAAGCTTAAGGAGAGAGAAGATCCGTTAGTGGCAACAATCAAAGATATCGTTGAAAATCCATACGGTTTGGAATTCAAAGAGCTTGAAGCACCATATTTGCCAAGAACATATAAAGAAGATAAAAATGTTGTTGGGGCAGTTATTAACACAAATTATGCTATAGAAGCTGGGTTGAATCCATTGGAAGATGCGGTATTCTACGAAGGAGCCCAGTCTCCATATGCCAACATAATAGCGGTGAAGGAAAGTCGTGTCGACGATGAACTAGTAAAAGCTTTGGTTGAAGTACTAACAACAGATAAGGTGAGAGAATTTATTTTAGAGAAGTACAATGGTGCCGTAGTACCAGTATTTTGA
- a CDS encoding methionine ABC transporter permease, with the protein MIQDLFIATLETLYMTFVSGFIAILLGIPLGITLYMLSKSDKKAAKTWYSVLDWIVNIFRSIPFIILIILIIPLTRLLTGTIIGSTAAIVPLSIAAIPFMARLAETSFNNLSQGLLDTSVSMGMTNRQFIFKVLLPETAPEMVSNITLLIINLITYTAIAGAVGAGGLGAMAINYGYQRFRMDVLLYDVAILIFLTQIIQFVGSRLSNSLRK; encoded by the coding sequence ATGATCCAAGATCTATTTATAGCTACTCTTGAAACGTTATACATGACCTTTGTTTCTGGTTTTATAGCTATTTTGTTAGGTATTCCCTTGGGGATTACGCTCTACATGTTGTCTAAGAGTGATAAGAAAGCAGCAAAAACTTGGTATTCCGTTTTAGATTGGATTGTAAATATATTTAGATCAATACCCTTTATCATCCTTATTATTTTGATAATCCCTTTAACTAGATTATTAACAGGAACAATAATCGGTTCAACTGCAGCAATTGTGCCTTTGTCTATTGCAGCCATTCCGTTTATGGCAAGATTAGCTGAAACTTCTTTTAACAATCTTTCACAAGGTTTACTAGACACGTCTGTATCTATGGGTATGACTAACAGACAGTTTATATTTAAAGTATTACTACCTGAGACTGCGCCAGAGATGGTTTCAAATATTACTTTGTTGATTATAAATTTAATAACCTATACGGCTATAGCAGGAGCCGTGGGAGCCGGAGGCCTTGGTGCAATGGCAATAAATTACGGATATCAAAGGTTTAGAATGGATGTTCTTCTATACGACGTAGCAATATTAATCTTCTTAACTCAGATAATTCAATTTGTTGGTTCAAGGCTGTCGAACTCTTTGAGAAAATAA